From Nicotiana tabacum cultivar K326 chromosome 15, ASM71507v2, whole genome shotgun sequence, the proteins below share one genomic window:
- the LOC142169915 gene encoding blue copper protein-like, with product MATFATKLMCLFLILGLASPSFATDIVNIDWSLEASLDLDLTLNVGDVVVFNYIPKLHDVVQVDIDGYKSCVPTNILYRDDSGKTTITLDKAGVRQYISSVATDCLKGLKITITVL from the exons ATGGCAACTTTTGCAACAAAGTTGATGTGCTTGTTCCTCATTCTGGGTCTTGCTTCCCCTAGCTTTGCCACAGACATCGTAAACATTGATTGGAGCTTGGAAGCTAGCCTTGATTTGGACCTAACCTTAAACGTTGGCGATGTTGTGG TTTTCAACTACATCCCAAAACTTCACGACGTGGTTCAAGTGGACATTGATGGCTACAAATCTTGCGTTCCAACAAATATATTGTATAGGGATGACAGTGGGAAGACAACTATTACTTTGGACAAAGCTGGTGTTCGTCAGTATATCTCTTCTGTCGCCACTGACTGCCTTAAAGGTCTCAAGATTACTATCACTGTACTTTGA